The following DNA comes from Proteiniborus ethanoligenes.
AAGAAGAAAGATTACTAGAAATACTTAAAAAAGCAGATAAGGTCACAGATATTATTGAAATCGAAAGAGAGTTATCAAATATTAGGTATCAAATAGAAAATCTAACAGGTACCTTAAGAAAATGGGATAATCTTGTAAGCTTTGCAACAATAAATGTGCATGTTTATGAAGTGAGAGAAATTACAAAGCCAGAGCCTATAACATTAGGAGACAGGATAGAAAACGGATTTAAAAATTCTATAAAAGGCATTATTACTGTAGGTAAAGAGCTTGTAGTACTTATAGCTACCTTAATTCCTGTAATCATACTAACATTGATCATATTAGCAGCAGTATTTTATATAATGAAAAAAGCAAAAAAAGGTAAAGGTAAGGATAAAGGTAAAGAAGAATAATTAATATTTAAAAAATAATAGAAAGAGATTTCTATTATTTTTTTGTTACCAGGGTTATAATATATAATAGGATAAATTTCTAGGGGTGCAGAACATGGATAACGAGGCTATATTAAATTATTATATGTACAATTCTACTTTGTTGCCTAGCTGTGATGATAGAGGCTTTGTAAAAGCCACCTCTCCATTAATATACGAGGTTATTAGAATAATTGATGGTGTTCCAATTTTTTTAGAGGATCACTTAGAGAGAATGAGAAAGTCTGCTAAGCTTATAGGCAAGACAATAAGAAGAACTGATGAAGAAATAAAAGATGAAATACACAAGCTGATAGCTGCCAACAGTGAGTACAATTTAAATATAAAGTTATTATGTGGAGACTTAGATCAAGAAGAACAGACTTTTATAATTTATTTTATAAGGAGCAGTTATCCTGAAAAGGAAATGTATGAAAGTGGAATACATACTATTTTGTACTATTTAGAAAGGGAAAACCCTAATGCTAAAATAGTTAATAATGAAATAAGAAAAAGAATAAATGAAGAGATAAAAAAGCAGAAGGCTTATGAAGCTCTTTTAGTGAATAATAAGGATTACATTACAGAAGGCAGTAGGTCTAATATGTTTTTTGTAAAAGGCAGTAGAGTATATACGGCTCCACCGGGAGATGTGCTATTAGGCATAACAAGAAACGAAATCATGAAGATTTGTAAGGAAGAAAATATCCATGTAGTAGAAGAGGAGATTCACCAAGAATCTTTAAAAAGTTTGAACGGAGCCTTTATGACAGGAACATCAGTTAACGTGCTTCCCATTACCACAATAAATAATATTGAGCTCCATTCAACAAGTAATCCTATAATAAAAAGAATTTCAGAAGGCTATCTAAGAAAAATACAAAGCTATATTAATGAAAGAAAAGACTGTGTCAAATAGGGCACAGTTTTTGTTTTGGGAAATGATTGCAATGTTTACAAATTACTGTTAAAGTGAAATTATAAGTTAATATCTAATCTTAATAAATCGGGAGGTGTGTTATGAAGGTACATATGTCAATATATTTGACAAATCAAAAAAAGACACTAAAGAAGCTAATAGAATTACTGTCTGAGGACTTCAAATATGTTTCTGTCTTAGGCACAGATACATGTGGTAAATCTTATCAAGTTAGAAGAACAGGAGTAAGCATAAACGATACAGACTGGGCTGAGAGAGGGTTTGTAGCAAGAATCCATAATGGATACAATTATTCTGAGTATTCCTTTAATGAGCTTAGAGAAGAAGGTATAGAAGAGCTAATCCAAAATATTAAAGAAAAGATTAATGAGGATATAGAAAAATTGAAAGCGTCTTCCATAAAAGTTAGCTCTTACCCTTTAATTGAAGAAGAGAGAATTACAGATAAGCTTTTTAAAATAGTAAAAATACTTCCTGAAGAGGTAACAGCAGAAGAAAAAATTAAAAAAATGACTAGAATAAAAGATGAAGCCTTTAATTATTCCGAGCAACTAGTAGATTTTAGAATATCATATGAGGAATGTCATGTATCTAAAGTTTTCATATCACAGAATAAAGAGCTAGAGCAATCCTACATATGGGGGCAGGGAAGCATGTTTGCAATAGTTAGAAGGGATGATAACACTAAATACTATTATGATAGTGTGTCCGGATTAAAAGGCGTTGAAATACTTGATGAGCTACAGCACAAAGCAAAGGATGTAGTAAGGCTTGCAGAAAAGCTTTTAGATGCTAAAAAAATTATTCCAGGAGAATATGATGTAATATGTTCGCCAGGTATAGCAGGCTTAATAGCACATGAAGCCTTTGGTCATGGGGTAGAGATGGATATGTTTGTTAAAAATCGAGCAAAGGCTGCTGAATATATTGGTAAGGAAGTGGCATCAGAACTAGTAACTATGCATGACGGAGCAGCAGCTGCCGAAAATGTATCCTCTTATTATTTTGACGATGAAGGAGTTCTTGGAACTGATACTATAATCATAGATAGGGGAATCCTTAAAACTGGGATATCAGACTTGTTATCGGCTCTTAGATTAAAAACAACACCAACAGGAAATGGAAAACGAGAATCCTTTGAGAGAAAGGCTTATGCTAGAATGACTAACACCTTTTTCTCAGGTGGGGATGACAAGCTTGATCATATGATTTCTTCAATAAAAGAAGGATATCTTCTTGATGTGATGCTAAGCGGCATGGAGGACCCTAAGGATTGGGGAATACAATGTATGATTCTTATGGCGAAGGAAATAAAAGATG
Coding sequences within:
- a CDS encoding aminotransferase class IV, translated to MDNEAILNYYMYNSTLLPSCDDRGFVKATSPLIYEVIRIIDGVPIFLEDHLERMRKSAKLIGKTIRRTDEEIKDEIHKLIAANSEYNLNIKLLCGDLDQEEQTFIIYFIRSSYPEKEMYESGIHTILYYLERENPNAKIVNNEIRKRINEEIKKQKAYEALLVNNKDYITEGSRSNMFFVKGSRVYTAPPGDVLLGITRNEIMKICKEENIHVVEEEIHQESLKSLNGAFMTGTSVNVLPITTINNIELHSTSNPIIKRISEGYLRKIQSYINERKDCVK
- a CDS encoding TldD/PmbA family protein, with the protein product MKVHMSIYLTNQKKTLKKLIELLSEDFKYVSVLGTDTCGKSYQVRRTGVSINDTDWAERGFVARIHNGYNYSEYSFNELREEGIEELIQNIKEKINEDIEKLKASSIKVSSYPLIEEERITDKLFKIVKILPEEVTAEEKIKKMTRIKDEAFNYSEQLVDFRISYEECHVSKVFISQNKELEQSYIWGQGSMFAIVRRDDNTKYYYDSVSGLKGVEILDELQHKAKDVVRLAEKLLDAKKIIPGEYDVICSPGIAGLIAHEAFGHGVEMDMFVKNRAKAAEYIGKEVASELVTMHDGAAAAENVSSYYFDDEGVLGTDTIIIDRGILKTGISDLLSALRLKTTPTGNGKRESFERKAYARMTNTFFSGGDDKLDHMISSIKEGYLLDVMLSGMEDPKDWGIQCMILMAKEIKDGKFTGNIMSPVIMTGYVPDVLSSISMVSEEVEIFGSGACGKGYKEWVKAADGGPYIKARVRLG